Proteins from a genomic interval of Chionomys nivalis chromosome 7, mChiNiv1.1, whole genome shotgun sequence:
- the Aarsd1 gene encoding alanyl-tRNA editing protein Aarsd1: protein MAFLCQRDSYAREFTTTVVSCSPAELQTDASGGKKEVLSGFQVVLEDTLLFPEGGGQPDDRGTINDISVLRVTRRGAQADHFTQTALSPGSQVQVRVDWERRFDHMQQHSGQHLITAVADHLFGLKTTSWELGRLRSVIELDSPSVTAEQVAAIEQSVNQKIRDRLPVSVRELSLDDPEVEQVRGRGLPDDHAGPIRVVTIEGVDSNMCCGTHVSNLSDLQVIKILGTEKGKKNKSNLIFLAGHRVLKWMERSHGREKALTTLLKCGAEDHVEAVKKLQNATKLLQKNNLSLLRDLAVHTAHSLRSSPDWGSVVALHRKEGDSEFMNIIANEIGSEETLLFLTVGDEKGAGLFLLAGPAEAVETLGPRVAEVLEGKGAGKNGRFQGKATKMSRRAEVQALLQDYVSSQSAEE, encoded by the exons ATGGCCTTCCTGTGTCAGCGCGACAGCTACGCGCGGGAG TTCACCACCACCGTGGTCTCCTGCAGCCCCGCTGAGCTGCAGACGGACGCGAGCGGCGGCAAGAAAGAAGTGCTGAGCGGTTTCCAGGTGGTTCTGGAAGACACGCTGCTTTTCCCCGAGGGCGGGGGCCAG CCTGATGACCGTGGTACCATCAATGACATCTCTGTGCTGAGAGTGACCCGCCGTGGGGCCCAGGCTGATCATTTCACACAGACAGCTCTGTCCCCTGGGAGCCAGGTCCAGGTCCGGGTGGACTGGGAGCGGAGGTTTGATCATATGCAGCAGCATTCAG GACAACATCTCATCACAGCAGTAGCTGACCATCTCTTTGGGCTGAAGACGACGTCATG GGAATTAGGGAGACTCCGGAGTGTGATTGAGTTAGACAGCCCTTCTGTGACTGCAGAGCAGGTAGCTGCCATTGAGCAAAGTGTCAATCAGAAAATCAGAGATCGGCTTCCTGTGAGTGTGCGAGAGCTGAGCCTGGATGACCCTGAGGTGGAGCAG GTGAGGGGCCGGGGTCTCCCAGATGACCATGCTGGGCCCATTCGCGTTGTTACCATCGAGGGTGTCGATTCCAATATGTGCTGTGGGACCCATGTGAGCAATCTCAGTGACCTGCAG GTCATTAAGATTCTgggtactgagaaagggaaaaagaacaaaagcaacctGATATTTCTGGCTGGGCACCGGGTACTGAAGTGGATGGAGCGAAGTCATGGGAGAGAGAAAGCGCTGACCACCCTGCTGAA GTGTGGAGCCGAGGATCACGTGGAAGCAGTGAAGAAGCTCCAGAATGCCACTAAGCTCCTGCAGAAG AACAACCTGAGTCTCCTCAGAGACCTGGCTGTGCACACTGCCCACAGCCTCAGGAGCAGCCCAGACTGGGGAAGCGTGGTTGCACTGCACAG GAAGGAGGGTGATTCTGAGTTCATGAATATCATCGCCAATGAGATTGGGTCAGAG GAGACCCTCCTGTTCTTAACTGTGGGGGATGAGAAAGGTGCTGGGCTCTTCTTATTGGCAGGGCCAGCCGAGGCCGTGGAGACCCTGGGGCCCAG GGTGGCTGAAGTCTTAGAAGGCAAAGGAGCAGGGAAGAACGGCCGCTTCCAGGGCAAGGCCACCAAGATGAGCCGACGGGCGGAGGTGCAGGCACTTCTGCAGGACTATGTCAGCTCACAGAGTGCTGAGGAGTAA